In one window of Cherax quadricarinatus isolate ZL_2023a chromosome 27, ASM3850222v1, whole genome shotgun sequence DNA:
- the LOC128691100 gene encoding zinc finger protein ZFP2 isoform X2, with the protein MLQESADVVSIGLAANTPAREWPEGASGSAINVFCPAGGSRLRRRRPASYRPCDLCGVIPFRDVERHVAEYHPETLIRPCALCDARFRTYRQLGSHVLRVHGPTLLCPTCSSAFPDASAFKKHLEDIHSEIPSVFVCVVCRHSVSSPIDYCTHMETHQAEAALLSAEDEIDKIGVTNSLQNTVGALEEEQSQLWCSQCQKKLKSAIALKRHLQRVHGERPSFQCEVCFSRFQSSGGLLDHTETHTTGAIQCPLCEQQFAKFHHLRSHCDVVHVDTASFKCHHCSRVAKSINSLFTHVLVHHPDKFGLARNVRCTKCREKFHSGRELSQHKAARHAELVECVHCGKQMSKYLIASHINEKHTREHKSDCSFCGQAFFNQGKLSEHVKRHHLREHYARFVCHICSKAYITRHELLRHTAAHQNERQYKCEFCSRAYFKAGDLTYHRRTHTGERPHGCTSCEAAFSRPSELTTHLARAHGLHHRTRRYIRTAVPDSLQTTNDHLVVIPSQAIDENVNVQVVTGDGDNASQLVTEVGEDGHVVHVMKEDSSLHMMHAFPHNLIKSHSNDLQHDQGDIQVIYVELME; encoded by the coding sequence ATGTTGCAGGAGAGCGCGGATGTGGTCAGCATCGGCTTAGCTGCAAACACTCCTGCTAGAGAGTGGCCTGAGGGTGCATCTGGTAGTGCCATCAATGTGTTCTGCCCTGCTGGAGGGTCTCGTCTCCGACGTCGTCGCCCAGCTAGCTACAGACCTTGTGACCTCTGTGGTGTTATACCCTTCAGAGATGTTGAACGGCACGTTGCCGAATATCATCCCGAGACATTAATTCGTCCCTGTGCACTCTGTGATGCACGCTTTCGAACCTACCGTCAGCTTGGTAGCCATGTGCTGCGTGTTCATGGACCAACACTACTCTGTCCTACATGCTCCTCTGCATTTCCTGATGCTTCTGCATTTAAGAAGCACTTAGAAGACATACACTCTGAAATCCCatctgtatttgtgtgtgttgtatgccgGCATTCAGTCTCCTCTCCCATAGATTATTGCACCCATATGGAAACTCACCAGGCAGAGGCTGCTTTGCTCTCTGCAGAAGATGAGATTGATAAAATAGGAGTAACTAATTCTTTACAGAATACAGTTGGGGCTCTTGAGGAAGAACAAAGTCAACTATGGTGTAGTCAGTGTCAGAAAAAGCTGAAGTCAGCAATTGCTTTAAAACGTCATTTACAGCGGGTGCATGGAGAACGACCAAGTTTCCAGTGTGAAGTATGTTTTTCAAGATTTCAGTCTAGTGGTGGATTACTGGATCATACAGAGACACATACCACGGGAGCAATACAGTGCCCCTTATGTGAGCAGCAGTTTGCAAAATTTCATCACTTGCGAAGTCATTGTGATGTTGTTCATGTTGATACTGCTTCGTTCAAGTGTCATCATTGCTCTCGTGTAGCAAAATCCATTAATTCTCTCTTTACACATGTTCTTGTTCATCATCCAGACAAATTTGGTTTGGCACGTAATGTGCGATGTACCAAATGTCGAGAAAAATTTCATTCTGGTCGAGAACTAAGCCAGCACAAGGCAGCTCGCCATGCTGAATTGGTAGAATGTGTTCACTGTGGGAAGCAGATGAGCAAGTATTTAATTGCTTCACATATAAATGAAAAGCATACCCGAGAACATAAAAGTGACTGTTCATTTTGTGGCCAAGCATTTTTCAATCAAGGAAAGCTTTCTGAGCATGTAAAGAGACATCATTTGCGTGAGCACTATGCACGTTTTGTTTGTCACATTTGTAGTAAAGCGTATATCACACGACATGAACTCTTACGTCACACTGCTGCCCACCAGAATGAACGGCAATACAAGTGTGAGTTTTGCAGTCGGGCATATTTTAAGGCTGGTGACTTGACTTATCATCGAAGGACACATACGGGAGAGCGTCCGCATGGCTGTACCTCCTGTGAAGCTGCTTTTAGTCGTCCTTCAGAATTGACAACACACTTGGCACGTGCTCATGGTCTTCACCATCGCACTCGGCGGTACATTCGTACAGCTGTGCCAGATTCTCTCCAAACTACAAATGATCACTTAGTAGTTATTCCCAGTCAAGCCATTGATGAGAATGTTAATGTGCAAGTAGTAacaggtgatggtgataatgcttCCCAGCTTGTAACAGAGGTTGGTGAAGATGGGCATGTAGTCCATGTAATGAAGGAGGATTCATCATTGCACATGATGCATGCATTCCCACATAATTTGATTAAAAGTCATTCAAATGACCTGCAACATGACCAGGGTGACATTCAGGTTATATATGTAGAACTTATGGAGTAG
- the LOC128691100 gene encoding zinc finger protein ZFP2 isoform X1, with product MKNSYNFTWNRSIKEESADVVSIGLAANTPAREWPEGASGSAINVFCPAGGSRLRRRRPASYRPCDLCGVIPFRDVERHVAEYHPETLIRPCALCDARFRTYRQLGSHVLRVHGPTLLCPTCSSAFPDASAFKKHLEDIHSEIPSVFVCVVCRHSVSSPIDYCTHMETHQAEAALLSAEDEIDKIGVTNSLQNTVGALEEEQSQLWCSQCQKKLKSAIALKRHLQRVHGERPSFQCEVCFSRFQSSGGLLDHTETHTTGAIQCPLCEQQFAKFHHLRSHCDVVHVDTASFKCHHCSRVAKSINSLFTHVLVHHPDKFGLARNVRCTKCREKFHSGRELSQHKAARHAELVECVHCGKQMSKYLIASHINEKHTREHKSDCSFCGQAFFNQGKLSEHVKRHHLREHYARFVCHICSKAYITRHELLRHTAAHQNERQYKCEFCSRAYFKAGDLTYHRRTHTGERPHGCTSCEAAFSRPSELTTHLARAHGLHHRTRRYIRTAVPDSLQTTNDHLVVIPSQAIDENVNVQVVTGDGDNASQLVTEVGEDGHVVHVMKEDSSLHMMHAFPHNLIKSHSNDLQHDQGDIQVIYVELME from the exons ATGAAGAACAGCTACAATTTCACATGGAACAGAAGCATAAAAGAG GAGAGCGCGGATGTGGTCAGCATCGGCTTAGCTGCAAACACTCCTGCTAGAGAGTGGCCTGAGGGTGCATCTGGTAGTGCCATCAATGTGTTCTGCCCTGCTGGAGGGTCTCGTCTCCGACGTCGTCGCCCAGCTAGCTACAGACCTTGTGACCTCTGTGGTGTTATACCCTTCAGAGATGTTGAACGGCACGTTGCCGAATATCATCCCGAGACATTAATTCGTCCCTGTGCACTCTGTGATGCACGCTTTCGAACCTACCGTCAGCTTGGTAGCCATGTGCTGCGTGTTCATGGACCAACACTACTCTGTCCTACATGCTCCTCTGCATTTCCTGATGCTTCTGCATTTAAGAAGCACTTAGAAGACATACACTCTGAAATCCCatctgtatttgtgtgtgttgtatgccgGCATTCAGTCTCCTCTCCCATAGATTATTGCACCCATATGGAAACTCACCAGGCAGAGGCTGCTTTGCTCTCTGCAGAAGATGAGATTGATAAAATAGGAGTAACTAATTCTTTACAGAATACAGTTGGGGCTCTTGAGGAAGAACAAAGTCAACTATGGTGTAGTCAGTGTCAGAAAAAGCTGAAGTCAGCAATTGCTTTAAAACGTCATTTACAGCGGGTGCATGGAGAACGACCAAGTTTCCAGTGTGAAGTATGTTTTTCAAGATTTCAGTCTAGTGGTGGATTACTGGATCATACAGAGACACATACCACGGGAGCAATACAGTGCCCCTTATGTGAGCAGCAGTTTGCAAAATTTCATCACTTGCGAAGTCATTGTGATGTTGTTCATGTTGATACTGCTTCGTTCAAGTGTCATCATTGCTCTCGTGTAGCAAAATCCATTAATTCTCTCTTTACACATGTTCTTGTTCATCATCCAGACAAATTTGGTTTGGCACGTAATGTGCGATGTACCAAATGTCGAGAAAAATTTCATTCTGGTCGAGAACTAAGCCAGCACAAGGCAGCTCGCCATGCTGAATTGGTAGAATGTGTTCACTGTGGGAAGCAGATGAGCAAGTATTTAATTGCTTCACATATAAATGAAAAGCATACCCGAGAACATAAAAGTGACTGTTCATTTTGTGGCCAAGCATTTTTCAATCAAGGAAAGCTTTCTGAGCATGTAAAGAGACATCATTTGCGTGAGCACTATGCACGTTTTGTTTGTCACATTTGTAGTAAAGCGTATATCACACGACATGAACTCTTACGTCACACTGCTGCCCACCAGAATGAACGGCAATACAAGTGTGAGTTTTGCAGTCGGGCATATTTTAAGGCTGGTGACTTGACTTATCATCGAAGGACACATACGGGAGAGCGTCCGCATGGCTGTACCTCCTGTGAAGCTGCTTTTAGTCGTCCTTCAGAATTGACAACACACTTGGCACGTGCTCATGGTCTTCACCATCGCACTCGGCGGTACATTCGTACAGCTGTGCCAGATTCTCTCCAAACTACAAATGATCACTTAGTAGTTATTCCCAGTCAAGCCATTGATGAGAATGTTAATGTGCAAGTAGTAacaggtgatggtgataatgcttCCCAGCTTGTAACAGAGGTTGGTGAAGATGGGCATGTAGTCCATGTAATGAAGGAGGATTCATCATTGCACATGATGCATGCATTCCCACATAATTTGATTAAAAGTCATTCAAATGACCTGCAACATGACCAGGGTGACATTCAGGTTATATATGTAGAACTTATGGAGTAG